Genomic DNA from Pelagicoccus enzymogenes:
ATCGGATTGGATGGAGTCGTCGCAACAGACGATGGCGGCCTTTCCGTAGGAGACGGCGGACTCGAGTGGGGCTCAAACTCAGTGAACGGAGGTCGCGTCGCAATCACCGTAACCGAACCTGGCCAACACACACTCAATATTTGGCAAAGAGAGGATGGCATTGCGATCGACAAGATCGTCATCTCCAACGATGCCAATTACGACCCCTCCTCTCTGAATTCAGGGACTGGACCAGAGGAAAGCGCCCAACAAGCAGGTATCGTCGATCAGGGGCCAGCACTGATAGCCCAGTGGAAATTCGACGAATCCTCCGGAACCACAGCGGAAGACGCTTCAGGTACCAACGATGGAACCTACAAGAACGGAACGAGCCTTGGTAGCGATGGCGTTCTCACAGCAGGCACCTCCGCTTCCTTCGATGGAGTTGATGACTACGTCGAAATATCTCCCTCCTCGGACTTTCAGCTTTCCGAGGGCAGCTTCGTTATCTCATTCAATCCTAGCGAAATTTCCGGACAGCAAACGCTCTTCAGTCGCGATTCAATGAACTACGACGCGGGCGGACACATAGATGCCTACATCGAGAGTGACGGAACCCTTACTGTTCGTATCCAAAGCGATTCCGCTAGCTACCACATTTCATCCGATCCCGGAGCGATTACGGCGGGTACAAACAACCAGATGGCCCTCTCGTTCGGCAGCGAGGGACTTGAGCTCTTCCTCAACGGAACCTCAGTCGCCACAAATGCCTACACCGGAGGGATAAGCGAAAACAACGAACCTATCACTATCGGAGCCAGCCAACAATATAGCGGGGACGGAATTGCCGACAGTCTACGGGACTTCTTCCAAGGCACCATCGACAACTTCGAAATCTACGACAGCCAGATAGACAGCACCTTTGCCCAAAGCCTCTATTCACAAGTCGAAGAACCAGACCAGACCTATATCGGTACGAGCGCTAACGAAACCATAACCACGGGATCGGGCGACGATTACATAGAAGCAGGAGGAGGGTCTGACACTATCAATGCTGGCGACGGTGATGACACAATTAACATTGGCACAAATCAAAACCCTTACGGAACCACTATCGACGGAGGCGACGGCTGGGATACGCTAGACCTCGAAATCGGGGGGTATACGCTGGACTTCACATCAATCGACAATGCGAACATCACCAACATTGAACAAATCAACATAGACGGTGGAACTAGCGACACTTTGCGAATTTCAGCCGAGGACGTGCTTGATATGACAGACGGCAACAATCGCCTATTTGTTGATGGAGACTCAAGCGATTCCGTCGAAATCGAATCCACGTACGCAAGCCAAGGTACCGAAAATATAGAGGGCACAAACTACAACCACTATTACGACGTCAACACCGACACTCATCTCTATATCAATACCGATATCACTGATACTCACACCTTCTAGGCAGTCATGTAAACGCTCCCATCCAAATAAGTTTCCGGATGGGCAGCGCTTGGCTTGAACTTATTCTAGGGTGCTCAGATACGCCACAATGTCCGCGACATCCTGCTCGCTGAGTCCTAACTGGTCCGCCGACAGCATGAGAGAGCGATTGTACCATTTGACCCGCTCCACGCGATCACCTGGAATCATCTGGCGCAATCCCCCCATGGACCGAACCATTAAAGGGTCACCTTGGGATTCAAGCAAACCATTGATGATTGTGCCGTCTGTTAGGACAACCTCCCTACCTTCAAACCCATGAGCAATGTCTTCGCTAGGATTAATAATCGCTCTGATAGTCGATTCGATTCCTTGTCTCGATGTCCAACCATTGAGGTCCGGACCATATTCAACACCGGAGTCGCCAACTTTATGGCATACGTAGCAAGCTGCCGCTTTTGCCGCACCTCTTTCTACATCTCCATTTAAGGACAGGACTCGATCTAACGAAAGGTAGTTTTCCTCCTGAGGCTGCGGAATCACGCTTCCACTTACAACGATAGTATCCGGATCATAGATACCTTCAGCCTTCAACCTAGCATCCACACCGAAATTCGCGAAACGCGTATTCCGATAGTTCAACAACCACCACTTTGCTGTTTCACCGACGATTCCTTCCTCGCCGACTAAGCGAAACAACGCATCTACAGTCGCTCTCGAAGAGGTGAACGCAATCGCTGTCAGAGCATCCAAACGCTCCTTGGTCGACAACGCGGTAGACGATGCTCTTATGTAAAAGTCAGCGACGGAACTTGCTCGCGTCAACCGCCACATCAAAGCCGCATACCGGTCGCTCCACTCTAAGGGATCCGCTTCGCCAATCTGAGCAACGATCAACTTATAAATGTCATCCTCTTTCCCGATACACGCAATCCCCCATGCTTCAAGTTCAGTACGATCAGTACCGTCGATCGACTTGGCTAGTTCTAGGATAACATCACCTGCCTTATCGAATGGCATATCTCGCATCGAAACGGCTACTTCACGTCGAACCACCGCAGAGCTATCTTTCGACAAGCCACCCGCAACTTCTAGAAGGTTATACCCGTCAACCATTCGTAGCGACTGGTAAGCTGTCGCACGGACAATCGGATCTTCGTCAATTAGCAATGACTCAACAGTTTCAACACCCTTTTCGCCAAGCTGTGCGAGCAGCCAGATCGCTCGATAGCGAATAAATGGATTTTCGTCCTCTAAGAGACCTTGCACTGCAGGAAGGGACTCCTGTCCTGAGGCTTTTAGTGCCTTGAATCCAAGCGCTCGAACATTTACCGCTGGACTCTTGAGGGCCTCAATCCGACCTGCGTCAGCGCTTAAGTCAAAATTAGGGATCTCCGGCACAAAACCTTTCGGAGCAATACGGTAAATCGTACCGCTTGCCGTTTTATCCTGATCCGAGTGTCCGCCTACACGAGGATCAAACCAGTCAGCGACATAGATTGCACCATCCGGTCCAACAACCACATCTGATGGTCGAAAGAATGTCTTAATTTCGTTGGATACGCGTCCACCTTTTCCATCGGTTCCTGCAAGCTCTTCCTCCTCATTGGAGGTAAGAAAATTGAATCGTTCTAACTCGAAGCCAGCACCTTTTTCCTTGGGAAGGTATCCAAATACAACGTTTCGCGCTGCCTCACAGCTGAGCAACATCCCTCGTAGACCTTTTCCCAAGACATCTCCTTCGTAGTACGCGATTCCCGTGGGAGCGCCCGCTCCGTAAACATCCCCTGCTGGAATCACGCCGGGATCGTTTTGCCTCCACTGAGCTGTCGGGATATCCTGCCCTGGTCTACGGTCCGCTTGCCAATACCGAAGCCCATCTTCGGAAAACCACCCCGTGTTACCATACTCTAGTAGATAGGTCGTACGACATGCCGGTGGGTCGTCATTATCGTTTTGGAAAACATTACCAGCGGAGGTTATTGTCTGCTCGTAAGAGTTTCGAAAACCATATCCAATAACTTCGAGACCTGTTCCGTCTTCTTCAAGACGCATGGCAAATCCCCCTACATAAACATGGCCATCATCACTTTTGGCTCCTGCATACTCTGCCGGATAAACCCCGTAGAGCGGTTTCGAATCTCTGCCCAGCAAACCATCGTAAGCGCTACCTACTCGAATGGTATTTCCACCACGATCGGTGACTAAAGCGCCACTGTTACCGTGATTCAGATACAACAAACCGTCCGGACCAAAAGTGACTGAGTGTAGAGAGTGGTCGTGATTGATTCCGTTAAACCCCGTTAGCAATACCTCTCTCTTATCAATTCTAGGATCAAAGATCAGGTTCCGATCGACATCGGTGTAAACAATAAGGTCCGGAGTATTGGAGACATAAATTTTATTGTCTATTACAGCGATACCGAGTGGAGCGATCAATTCTGGCTCTTGCACAAAGGTCCAACTCTTGTCCGCTTTGCCATCTCCATTGGTATCCTCTAAGACCGCAATTCGATCTCCTTCAGGGTCCCTCCCTTTGCTCCAACGGTAGTTTACGCCTTCCGCCACCCAAATTCTACCGTCGCGATCTACATCGAAATTGGTTGGATTCCGTAAATCGGGAGAACTTGCCCAAACCGTAACCTCTAAATCACCAACGGTCGAAAGAATGTCTGTAGGCACTTGGGTGGGTTGTGACCAAAGCGACAAACTGAGAGAGAAAGAAGCAGCAATTGCGCAGCAGCGGGGTAAACAAAACATTCCCTATTAAATGCCCAAATTAACCGCCAAAGCAATCTACCAAAATCCGCGGTCAAACTTTCGTCACTTAACGATAAGTCGCGGGTATACAAAAAGAAGGCTCCCATCGCCTTTTGGGCAATGGGAGCCGTAATCTGGCAATAACCTACTCTCGCGGGACATTACGTCCGACTACCATCGGCGTCTGAGGGTTTCACGGCCGTGTTCGGAATGGGAACGGGTGGGGCACCTCGACTATGGTCACCAAAAGCGTGGTACGGCTAGCGTTCCGCCAGATTATGGGAAGCTAGCTAATAAAGTCTTAGTCTGATCTTATACGTCAGAAGGTAATACAAGCGCCTAGAACAAGTGCGGCTAAATCTCTTGGGTAATTAGTAACGGTTAGCTCAATGCATTGCTGCACTTACACATCCGTCCTATCGACCTGGTGGTCTACCAGGACCCTTTGTAGTCCGAAGACTAAGGGAAAGTTTATCTTGGGAATAGCTTGGCGCTTAGATGCTTTCAGCGCTTATCTAGTCCGAACTTAGCTACCCGGCGCTACTGCTGACACAATAACCGGAACACCAGCGGTTCGTCATTCTCGGTCCTCTCGTACTAAAGAATGAACCCCTCAACTTTCCTGCGCCCACAGCGGATAGAGGACCGAACTGTCTCACGACGTTCTGAACCCAGCTCGCGTACCACTTTAATCGGCGAACAGCCGAACCCTTGGGACCTTCTCCAGCCCCAGGATGTGATGAGCCGACATCGAGGTGCCAAACCCCACCGTCGCTATGAACGCTTGGGTGGGATCAGCCTGTTATCCCTAGCGTACCTTTTGTCCTTTTAGCGATGGCAATTCCATATTCAACCACCGGATCACTTTGGCCTGCTTTCGCAACTGCTCGACTTGTAGGTCTCACAGTAAAGCCCCCTTATACCAATATGCTCTATAGTCCGATTGCCAACCGGACCGAGGGGACCTTCGCAATCCTCCGTTACTCTTTGGGAGGATACCGCCCCAGTAAAACTGACCCGCTAACACTGTCCCACAGCCAGATAATGGCGTGTGGTTAGATACCTAATCAACAAAGGGTGGTATTTCACCAACGACTCCTCCAGGCCCTGAAGCCCGGGATCAAAGTCTCCCACCTATCCTACGCATTGAAAATCAAGTACCAATATCAGCTTACAGTAAAGGTGCAAAGGGTCTTTCCGTCCTGCTGCGGGTAAGCGGCATCTTGACCGCTACTACAATTTCACTGAGCATCTCTCCGAGACAGTGCGCAACTCGTTACACGATTCGTGCGGGTCGGAACTTACCCGACAAGGAATTTCGCTACCTTAGGACCGTTATAGTTACGGCCGACATTCACAGGGGCTTGGGCCCGGAGCTCTCACCCCAGACGTTCACCTTTCTGCATTGGTCACGTGTCACTCCCTATACGTCGTCTTGCGACTTTGCAGAGAGCTGTGTTTTTGCTAAACAGTCGGTTGCGCCTCTTAACTGCGACCCCCCGAAAGGGGCACCCCTTCTACCGAAGATACGGGGCAAATTTGCCGAGTTCCTTAGAGAGATTTAACTCACGCGCCTTAGAATACTCATCCCGGATACCTGTGTCGGTTTGCGGTACGGGCCACCTATACACTAACAACGAAGCTTTTCCTGAAAGCAGGGTATCGCCGGATCCCCATCAGCCGTAGCTTCAGGGTCCTTACGGTTTTCAGCCTTAACGAGAAGCGGATTTGCCTACTTCTCAGCCTACGACCTTCGACTGGGACAATCATCACCCAGCCCGGCTAACCTTCTCCGTCACTCCGAAGATCAAACATGTATAAGCGGGTACAGGAATATTAACCTGTTGTGCATCGACTACTGCTTACGCCCTCGCCTTA
This window encodes:
- a CDS encoding PVC-type heme-binding CxxCH protein, with protein sequence MPTDILSTVGDLEVTVWASSPDLRNPTNFDVDRDGRIWVAEGVNYRWSKGRDPEGDRIAVLEDTNGDGKADKSWTFVQEPELIAPLGIAVIDNKIYVSNTPDLIVYTDVDRNLIFDPRIDKREVLLTGFNGINHDHSLHSVTFGPDGLLYLNHGNSGALVTDRGGNTIRVGSAYDGLLGRDSKPLYGVYPAEYAGAKSDDGHVYVGGFAMRLEEDGTGLEVIGYGFRNSYEQTITSAGNVFQNDNDDPPACRTTYLLEYGNTGWFSEDGLRYWQADRRPGQDIPTAQWRQNDPGVIPAGDVYGAGAPTGIAYYEGDVLGKGLRGMLLSCEAARNVVFGYLPKEKGAGFELERFNFLTSNEEEELAGTDGKGGRVSNEIKTFFRPSDVVVGPDGAIYVADWFDPRVGGHSDQDKTASGTIYRIAPKGFVPEIPNFDLSADAGRIEALKSPAVNVRALGFKALKASGQESLPAVQGLLEDENPFIRYRAIWLLAQLGEKGVETVESLLIDEDPIVRATAYQSLRMVDGYNLLEVAGGLSKDSSAVVRREVAVSMRDMPFDKAGDVILELAKSIDGTDRTELEAWGIACIGKEDDIYKLIVAQIGEADPLEWSDRYAALMWRLTRASSVADFYIRASSTALSTKERLDALTAIAFTSSRATVDALFRLVGEEGIVGETAKWWLLNYRNTRFANFGVDARLKAEGIYDPDTIVVSGSVIPQPQEENYLSLDRVLSLNGDVERGAAKAAACYVCHKVGDSGVEYGPDLNGWTSRQGIESTIRAIINPSEDIAHGFEGREVVLTDGTIINGLLESQGDPLMVRSMGGLRQMIPGDRVERVKWYNRSLMLSADQLGLSEQDVADIVAYLSTLE